One Nicotiana tomentosiformis chromosome 4, ASM39032v3, whole genome shotgun sequence genomic window carries:
- the LOC104109426 gene encoding pentatricopeptide repeat-containing protein At2g41720 isoform X1 yields the protein MATIQNSQIFPQPNPTFKTHFRTVITVCQKQQKPQNKKPFEEKKLASVDYNKGTHKVTVKINGFRKSDLPKHQKLRVQSDRFQKDWAISEVVEKIMKLNPWDDDIEGLLNCWVGRFARKNFPNLIKEITQMGSIEHSIQVFNWMKNQKNYCARSDIYNMMIRLHARHNRVDQARGLFFEMQKWRCQPNVETYNALISAHGRAGQWRWAKNIMEDMLRAAIPPNRSTYNNLINACGSSGNWREALKVCKEMTENGVGPDLVTHNIVLSAYKNGEQYAKALSYFELMKGTKVRPDTTTLNIVIHCLVKLGEYEKAVEIFNSMRGKRAECNPDIVTFTTIMHMYSVSGQIKNCEAAFNTMIAEGLKPNIVSYNTLVGAYASHGMAQEALSVVDEMKNNGIRPDVVSYTSLLNAYGRSEQPERAMETFERMKRNNLKPNLVSYNVLIDAYGSNGLLDKAVQVLREMEHDGLQPNVVTISTLLAASGRCSQKVNIDYILTAAKMRGIELNTVAYNSALGSYLNVGEYEKAFALYRSMRKKKVMPDSVTYNVLISGCCRMSNYSEALEFLDEMIDLKIPLTKEVCSSAICAYTKQGQFTKAESMFSMMKMEGFHPDVIAYTTMLNAYSVGENWEKAFAVFQEMELNDVHPDAIACSALMRSFNRGCQPDKVLLVADFMRERNIPFTEAVLFELVSASSILRDWRMITDIITIMEASLPYVSVGTLNQLLHSIGKSGKTETMIKFFYKVVTSGAEVNLATYSVLLKNLLAAGNWRKYVEVLEWMEDGGIQPASNMYEDILFFAQHSAGTENAAVIKQRLGSLRKKSGHETANELLLR from the exons ATGGCTACCATTCAAAATTCTCAAATCTTCCCACAACCAAATCCCACATTCAAAACCCATTTCAGAACTGTTATTACAGTCTGCCAAAAGCAGCAAAAACCCCAAAACAAAAAGCCCTTTGAGGAGAAGAAGTTAGCTTCAGTTGACTATAACAAAGGGACACACAAAGTTACTGTGAAAATCAATGGATTTCGCAAATCTGATTTGCCTAAACACCAAAAATTACGGGTCCAAAGTGATAGATTTCAGAAAGATTGGGCCATTTCTGAAGTTGTGGAGAAGATTATGAAGCTTAATCCTTGGGATGATGATATTGAAGGTTTGTTGAATTGTTGGGTTGGCCGTTTTGCAAGAAAAAACTTCCCTAATCTTATAAAG GAAATAACTCAAatgggttcaattgaacataGCATCCAAGTTTTCAATTGGATGAAAAATCAGAAGAATTATTGTGCAAGAAGTGATATCTACAACATGATGATCAGGTTACATGCTCGACATAATCGAGTTGATCAGGCACGTGGCTTGTTTTTTGAGATGCAAAAGTGGAG GTGCCAACCTAATGTTGAGACCTACAATGCCCTTATTAGTGCACATGGTAGAGCTGGTCAATGGCGTTGGGCAAAGAATATCATGGAAGACATGCTCCGTGCTGCT ATTCCACCAAATCGATCAACATACAACAACTTGATCAATGCATGTGGATCTAGTGGAAATTGGAGAGAGGCTcttaaagtttgcaaagaaatgACTGAAAACGGAGTTGGACCTGACCTGGTGACTCATAATATTGTCTTATCTGCCTATAAAAACGGGGAACAATATGCCAAAGCCCTTTCCTATTTTGAACTTATGAAGGGAACTAAAGTCCGTCCTGACACTACGACCCTTAATATTGTGATACACTGTCTTGTAAAGCTTGGAGAATATGAGAAAGCTGTTGAGATATTTAACTCAATGAGAGGGAAAAGAGCTGAATGTAATCCTGACATAGTTACATTTACAACTATCATGCACATGTATTCTGTTTCTGGCCAGATTAAAAACTGCGAGGCTGCTTTTAACACAATGATTGCAGAAGGTCTGAAACCTAATATCGTTTCATATAATACCTTAGTAGGTGCGTATGCTTCACATGGTATGGCTCAGGAAGCTTTGTCAGTCGTTGATGAGATGAAAAATAATGGCATCCGCCCCGATGTTGTGTCTTATACCTCTTTACTCAATGCCTACGGGAGATCAGAACAGCCTGAAAGGGCCATGGAAACATTTGAAAGGATGAAAAGAAACAATTTGAAACCAAATTTGGTTAGTTATAATGTACTAATTGATGCTTATGGATCTAATGGTCTTCTGGACAAGGCTGTCCAAGTGCTGCGTGAAATGGAACATGATGGTTTACAGCCCAATGTTGTTACTATTTCTACCTTATTGGCTGCAAGTGGCCGCTGTAGTCAGAAAGTGAACATTGATTACATCCTAACGGCTGCGAAAATGCGGGGAATTGAGTTGAATACAGTCGCCTATAACTCCGCTCTTGGGAGTTATCTGAATGTTGGTGAATATGAAAAAGCTTTCGCCCTATACAGGTCAATGAGGAAAAAGAAAGTTATGCCTGATTCTGTGACATATAATGTGTTGATAAGTGGTTGTTGTAGAATGTCAAATTATTCGGAGGCACTTGAATTTCTTGATGAGATGATAGATCTGAAGATTCCTTTGACAAAGGAGGTGTGTTCCTCTGCGATATGCGCTTACACTAAGCAG GGTCAATTTACCAAGGCAGAATCTATGTTTTCGATGATGAAAATGGAAGGTTTTCATCCAGATGTCATTGCCTATACAACGATGCTAAATGCATATAGTGTTGGAG AGAACTGGGAGAAAGCTTTTGCAGTATTTCAAGAAATGGAATTAAATGATGTTCACCCAGATGCTATTGCTTGTTCAGCTCTCATGAGGTCTTTTAATAGAGGATGCCAACCTGACAAAGTTTTGCTTGTGGCGGATTTTATGCGAGAGAGAAATATCCCTTTCACCGAGGCTGTTTTATTTGAATTGGTCTCAGCCAGCAGCAT ATTACGAGATTGGAGGATGATTACAGACATTATTACAATAATGGAGGCTTCACTCCCTTATGTGTCTGTTGGAACTCTAAACCAGCTTCTGCATAGTATTGGCAAATCTGGAAAGACTGAAACCATGATAAAA TTTTTCTATAAGGTAGTCACATCAGGTGCAGAAGTTAACTTAGCAACCTATTCAGTTCTGCTGAAAAATCTTTTGGCTGCTGGAAATTGGAGGAAATATGTTGAG GTGTTGGAGTGGATGGAAGATGGAGGGATTCAACCAGCTAGTAATATGTATGAGGATATACTCTTCTTTGCTCAACATAGTGCGGGGACTGAAAATGCTGCTGTAATAAAACAACGACTAG GATCCTTGAGAAAGAAATCGGGACATGAAACAGCAAATGAGCTGCTTTTAAGATAA
- the LOC104109426 gene encoding pentatricopeptide repeat-containing protein At2g41720 isoform X2 — protein sequence MMILKEITQMGSIEHSIQVFNWMKNQKNYCARSDIYNMMIRLHARHNRVDQARGLFFEMQKWRCQPNVETYNALISAHGRAGQWRWAKNIMEDMLRAAIPPNRSTYNNLINACGSSGNWREALKVCKEMTENGVGPDLVTHNIVLSAYKNGEQYAKALSYFELMKGTKVRPDTTTLNIVIHCLVKLGEYEKAVEIFNSMRGKRAECNPDIVTFTTIMHMYSVSGQIKNCEAAFNTMIAEGLKPNIVSYNTLVGAYASHGMAQEALSVVDEMKNNGIRPDVVSYTSLLNAYGRSEQPERAMETFERMKRNNLKPNLVSYNVLIDAYGSNGLLDKAVQVLREMEHDGLQPNVVTISTLLAASGRCSQKVNIDYILTAAKMRGIELNTVAYNSALGSYLNVGEYEKAFALYRSMRKKKVMPDSVTYNVLISGCCRMSNYSEALEFLDEMIDLKIPLTKEVCSSAICAYTKQGQFTKAESMFSMMKMEGFHPDVIAYTTMLNAYSVGENWEKAFAVFQEMELNDVHPDAIACSALMRSFNRGCQPDKVLLVADFMRERNIPFTEAVLFELVSASSILRDWRMITDIITIMEASLPYVSVGTLNQLLHSIGKSGKTETMIKFFYKVVTSGAEVNLATYSVLLKNLLAAGNWRKYVEVLEWMEDGGIQPASNMYEDILFFAQHSAGTENAAVIKQRLGSLRKKSGHETANELLLR from the exons ATGATGATATTGAAG GAAATAACTCAAatgggttcaattgaacataGCATCCAAGTTTTCAATTGGATGAAAAATCAGAAGAATTATTGTGCAAGAAGTGATATCTACAACATGATGATCAGGTTACATGCTCGACATAATCGAGTTGATCAGGCACGTGGCTTGTTTTTTGAGATGCAAAAGTGGAG GTGCCAACCTAATGTTGAGACCTACAATGCCCTTATTAGTGCACATGGTAGAGCTGGTCAATGGCGTTGGGCAAAGAATATCATGGAAGACATGCTCCGTGCTGCT ATTCCACCAAATCGATCAACATACAACAACTTGATCAATGCATGTGGATCTAGTGGAAATTGGAGAGAGGCTcttaaagtttgcaaagaaatgACTGAAAACGGAGTTGGACCTGACCTGGTGACTCATAATATTGTCTTATCTGCCTATAAAAACGGGGAACAATATGCCAAAGCCCTTTCCTATTTTGAACTTATGAAGGGAACTAAAGTCCGTCCTGACACTACGACCCTTAATATTGTGATACACTGTCTTGTAAAGCTTGGAGAATATGAGAAAGCTGTTGAGATATTTAACTCAATGAGAGGGAAAAGAGCTGAATGTAATCCTGACATAGTTACATTTACAACTATCATGCACATGTATTCTGTTTCTGGCCAGATTAAAAACTGCGAGGCTGCTTTTAACACAATGATTGCAGAAGGTCTGAAACCTAATATCGTTTCATATAATACCTTAGTAGGTGCGTATGCTTCACATGGTATGGCTCAGGAAGCTTTGTCAGTCGTTGATGAGATGAAAAATAATGGCATCCGCCCCGATGTTGTGTCTTATACCTCTTTACTCAATGCCTACGGGAGATCAGAACAGCCTGAAAGGGCCATGGAAACATTTGAAAGGATGAAAAGAAACAATTTGAAACCAAATTTGGTTAGTTATAATGTACTAATTGATGCTTATGGATCTAATGGTCTTCTGGACAAGGCTGTCCAAGTGCTGCGTGAAATGGAACATGATGGTTTACAGCCCAATGTTGTTACTATTTCTACCTTATTGGCTGCAAGTGGCCGCTGTAGTCAGAAAGTGAACATTGATTACATCCTAACGGCTGCGAAAATGCGGGGAATTGAGTTGAATACAGTCGCCTATAACTCCGCTCTTGGGAGTTATCTGAATGTTGGTGAATATGAAAAAGCTTTCGCCCTATACAGGTCAATGAGGAAAAAGAAAGTTATGCCTGATTCTGTGACATATAATGTGTTGATAAGTGGTTGTTGTAGAATGTCAAATTATTCGGAGGCACTTGAATTTCTTGATGAGATGATAGATCTGAAGATTCCTTTGACAAAGGAGGTGTGTTCCTCTGCGATATGCGCTTACACTAAGCAG GGTCAATTTACCAAGGCAGAATCTATGTTTTCGATGATGAAAATGGAAGGTTTTCATCCAGATGTCATTGCCTATACAACGATGCTAAATGCATATAGTGTTGGAG AGAACTGGGAGAAAGCTTTTGCAGTATTTCAAGAAATGGAATTAAATGATGTTCACCCAGATGCTATTGCTTGTTCAGCTCTCATGAGGTCTTTTAATAGAGGATGCCAACCTGACAAAGTTTTGCTTGTGGCGGATTTTATGCGAGAGAGAAATATCCCTTTCACCGAGGCTGTTTTATTTGAATTGGTCTCAGCCAGCAGCAT ATTACGAGATTGGAGGATGATTACAGACATTATTACAATAATGGAGGCTTCACTCCCTTATGTGTCTGTTGGAACTCTAAACCAGCTTCTGCATAGTATTGGCAAATCTGGAAAGACTGAAACCATGATAAAA TTTTTCTATAAGGTAGTCACATCAGGTGCAGAAGTTAACTTAGCAACCTATTCAGTTCTGCTGAAAAATCTTTTGGCTGCTGGAAATTGGAGGAAATATGTTGAG GTGTTGGAGTGGATGGAAGATGGAGGGATTCAACCAGCTAGTAATATGTATGAGGATATACTCTTCTTTGCTCAACATAGTGCGGGGACTGAAAATGCTGCTGTAATAAAACAACGACTAG GATCCTTGAGAAAGAAATCGGGACATGAAACAGCAAATGAGCTGCTTTTAAGATAA